In one uncultured Methanoregula sp. genomic region, the following are encoded:
- a CDS encoding zinc ribbon domain-containing protein has translation MKCPHCGMNIRDNIVECGYCGGKIAKRPEKPSAAPARSAVTGGVKSTGASQKQNAADDAEMEDEDGGGLSGYLQPGEQVLVGSLNVSVKKFFFHAYLTNQRVFLIDTQEKKLKVTAKDVPRDTIAGSIVEFSENSDPVLVLSIRSADDEIKTMKLVFAQNGTDRSREIDEWIALLQEAEPPKKSRKPPVEEPAEPEAPEEEPEEYEEEPPAPVRPVKPPVRQELYPARKPVKDHERQPPVKRILSPYRIPEEEPEPVPEPEVVVPQRRSQPQIRQVAEPVRRSVISSSNDQDNSPVREPAAPQVRKPEVQSAMKVAMKGAVRPLTHPASQPVRRMVAQPVQAPEPEHEFEPEPEVVRPPVRRPVTREVPAERQQPEEQPADGPQFCHNCGKKLPQSANFCPGCGTNLGPHRTLPHTRPPATQSDKRMTRTDPPVHEQRAHRESGDSDEEDEIGEVPVPTKPPVKKAPKGSEMTILHKFLRR, from the coding sequence ATGAAATGCCCACACTGCGGGATGAATATCAGAGATAATATCGTCGAATGCGGCTATTGCGGCGGTAAAATAGCAAAGCGTCCGGAAAAACCGTCAGCTGCGCCCGCCCGGAGTGCTGTAACGGGGGGCGTGAAGTCAACGGGGGCATCGCAGAAACAGAACGCAGCCGATGACGCGGAGATGGAAGATGAAGATGGCGGGGGCCTTTCCGGGTACCTGCAACCCGGGGAGCAGGTTTTAGTTGGCTCCCTCAATGTATCGGTAAAAAAATTCTTTTTCCACGCATACCTGACCAACCAGCGTGTTTTTCTCATCGATACGCAGGAAAAAAAGCTTAAGGTCACGGCAAAGGACGTCCCGCGCGATACGATTGCAGGAAGTATTGTTGAATTTTCAGAGAATTCCGATCCCGTTCTTGTTCTTTCCATCCGTTCTGCCGACGATGAGATCAAGACCATGAAACTGGTCTTTGCTCAGAACGGTACAGACCGATCCCGTGAAATCGATGAATGGATTGCCCTGCTGCAGGAAGCAGAACCCCCGAAAAAATCCCGGAAACCTCCCGTGGAAGAGCCTGCTGAACCAGAAGCCCCCGAAGAGGAACCGGAGGAGTATGAAGAAGAACCTCCTGCTCCTGTCAGGCCGGTAAAACCCCCCGTGCGGCAGGAGCTCTACCCGGCCAGGAAGCCGGTCAAGGATCACGAGAGACAACCCCCGGTCAAACGTATCCTCTCTCCTTACAGGATCCCGGAGGAGGAACCAGAGCCCGTGCCCGAACCGGAAGTTGTGGTGCCCCAGCGGCGGTCCCAGCCCCAGATCAGGCAGGTCGCAGAACCGGTAAGACGCTCGGTCATATCTTCCAGTAATGATCAGGATAACTCCCCCGTAAGAGAGCCTGCAGCACCCCAGGTACGAAAACCTGAAGTCCAGTCCGCGATGAAAGTGGCAATGAAGGGTGCGGTAAGGCCCCTCACTCATCCGGCATCTCAACCGGTCAGGAGGATGGTGGCGCAACCCGTCCAGGCCCCTGAACCGGAACACGAGTTCGAGCCGGAACCCGAAGTAGTACGGCCGCCGGTACGCCGCCCGGTTACCCGCGAGGTCCCGGCAGAACGTCAGCAACCGGAAGAACAACCTGCTGATGGCCCCCAGTTCTGTCATAACTGCGGCAAAAAACTCCCGCAGTCAGCGAATTTCTGTCCCGGCTGTGGTACAAATCTGGGTCCGCACCGGACCCTGCCGCATACCCGCCCCCCGGCAACGCAGTCCGACAAAAGGATGACCCGGACCGATCCTCCCGTCCACGAACAGCGGGCACACCGCGAGAGCGGGGATTCTGATGAAGAGGATGAGATCGGCGAAGTCCCGGTCCCGACAAAACCCCCGGTCAAGAAAGCGCCAAAAGGCAGCGAGATGACCATCCTCCATAAGTTCCTCCGGCGATAA
- a CDS encoding Tfx family DNA-binding protein: MIRRPPRCLLTDRQIEILRYRRQGMTFRQIAGIIHTTASNAGMVDVSARKKIQQAKEALEFFRTLESHPLCTLKAGTSLIDAVCLIFLKADKTGIPVPVSPASLFNWISAEHPDRIQDQVIQDDIEIYLRDNGELFSDRTYSRSG, encoded by the coding sequence ATGATCAGAAGACCCCCCCGGTGCCTGCTCACAGACAGGCAGATCGAGATATTGCGTTATCGCCGACAGGGGATGACGTTCCGGCAGATTGCCGGCATTATTCATACGACTGCATCCAATGCCGGGATGGTAGATGTCAGTGCACGGAAAAAGATCCAGCAGGCAAAAGAAGCCCTTGAGTTTTTCCGGACCCTGGAGTCCCACCCACTCTGTACCTTAAAAGCAGGCACCAGTCTCATCGATGCGGTCTGCCTCATCTTTTTAAAAGCCGACAAAACCGGAATTCCCGTGCCGGTCAGTCCCGCCAGTCTCTTCAACTGGATCTCTGCTGAGCACCCGGACCGTATCCAGGACCAGGTTATCCAGGACGATATTGAGATCTACCTGCGGGACAATGGAGAGCTTTTTTCTGATCGGACATACAGCCGGTCCGGCTGA
- a CDS encoding PKD domain-containing protein, which translates to MTMSGFRFRAGAGILLLCLVLMIIPVMADAPVAGFTSDVTSGSAPLPVQFTDTSTNIPTSWAWDFGDDPGNVYVADNGANAIKEIFANGTIVTLGSGFSQPYGVAVDDQGNVYVADSNNKAVKKIFVNGTIVTLASGLSSQYGIAVDHQGNVYVAITTNTAITKIYPDGAIATVGSGFKTPYGVTADAQGNVYVADMGNKAVKKIYTNGTIVTVGSGYKSPQSVAVDHQGNVYVTDLGNKAIYKISIDGTIVTVGSGFKTPSRVSVDYQGNLYIVDSGYKAVYKIYPNGTVVTLAGFNQPMGVAVKPADSIVQNPVHTYTTPGTYTVSLTSINADGSNTATVSDYISVAAAASAPSPGFTANVTAGGTPMTVQFTDASANSPTAWLWDFGDSTTSTEQNPSHTYSTVGTYTVNLTATNTLGSSSLVKTEYISLMAPPVAAFTSDITSGVIPLTVRFTDQSTGSPTLWEWDFGDRDSTNATKQNPVHTYQSAGTFTINLTASNPGGNNTLTKSGYLTISSLDKPVAGFTANVTSGPYPLAVGFTDQSAGSPIAWAWDFGDGSMSVVQNASHTYTAAGTYTVNLTATNFAGGNSSARTGYITVSAPVIPVASFTATHRSGLTPLTVQFTDTSLYGPTAWLWDFGDGNITNATLQNPVHTYTTGGTYTVNLTATNVHGGDSELKTGYITAMSGSSVLPDYNNIYILTANDNGIAYDIFGDNTYAVKFEGAGRRLNTLHLSTTDVATTAGEVTTTDSQSGTFYVTDTGGKHYEDAVILMLAVNGTVPDDFSVHITSSGYNWTPNPTPNTAPDIGTVVYRPAAVDETFTKADLVYGPQIWKPTGDANYPIRDGQDMSDVANTYRIMFIDTHVGVLGSGFESLTSQGATKVNYTINGLTTTAVFNAYAYCNKSNNGNNMIAWGNRLSGSGASGYTVIPPAAKIAPVAGFSADVQTGPAPLTVRFSDTSANTPTSWSWDFNNDGVVDATTQNATYTYATAGTYTVNLTATNAKGSNSLVKSGYITAENAITGGVLPAYTGIYVKPANDAGVRWDYVKNGTYYINSNSGGLNAVHISTDPTVTAGQVTVSTDKSGTFYVTNTGGRGGYQDEVVLLLAVNGTLPDDFAVRIKTSGYTWIPNVTANTAPPTGAYTYQATALDETFTNNDFIYGPQSWKPQGSNAIYPIFYGEDLTSPANQYRLAFIDTRAGVLGSNHADYATLTKSGAVKVEYTFTNLSNNYAAFNLYAWNNGTTQGQGMGWTNANTGTGSSGYSVNGIPVTVIAPVTSFSTDKTSGTAPLAVMFNDTSSNAPTSWAWDFNNDGTIDATTQNATYTYASAGTYTVNLTVTNAAGSNTVSQAGYVTVSAATIAPVSSFSSDVTTGTAPLTVTFTDKSANTPVAWLWDFGDNSAVNATVQNPVHSYASAGTYAVNLTTTNSAGTNSTVQAGYITVTAAGPSPLAPVAAFNGTPRVSTTVPLAVKFTDASTLSPTSWKWEFGDGSTSTEQNPSHTYTALGTYMVNLTTTNSYGSSTSSRSGFINILTQQPIPSYNAANIYVANDEGVKFDTNGSSMTYIPNTYGSTMVGGFNSLHITNTPTAAGSNGGFYSTTNQSGTFWYSFTGGQATQREGILMLAVNGTVPDDFKVHIRSSGYTWPLSDDGITTYDDYLSNAGSPGDASYVDGTLDETFTKADFIYGPQIWRPTSQENYPIYYGQNMSDSGNTFQIMFIDLNTGALKGGTDNGAIKVEYSFNNLTSLAAFNIYGWYQRSNHGTGITATNGFTSDTVGPSSFAVMGIPAAPVANFTSTSATTDITSPVQFTDTSANVPQSWYWEFGDGSTSTVQNPSHTYTTYGTYTVNLTVTNLKGSNKITKTNYISKLSTSPPVTAFTASVTSGVSPLAVQFTDASSGTVTSWLWDFGDGTTATTQNAAHWYAPGTYTVNLTATNGNGSNSSVKSNLVTVSSNGRYNQIDNPGFETGSFTNWTVTGGQSSIVTTTKHSGTYSAYLYTSGSNVDMQQYVDLTNVSTLSFWANSASTSSRVSVYVDTTQVYSSSISTTNKWLQYSISLPSSCSGVHLVKFEDVYVRTYKLYLDDITAVRHPVASFAAAPVSGQAPLAVQFNDTSIDTPTSWSWDFGDSSTSTVQNATHTYTAAGTYSVKLTATNDGGSDTTTKTAYVTVSAPAAVTPVAAFSADKTTGTAPLAVMFNDTSSNSPATWLWDFGDGSTATTQNVTHTFTTAGTYTVNLTATNSAGSNSKKIADYITVTAAAAFPPVSAFSANITAGPAPLAVMFHDDSTNEPTAWLWDFGDGSTSAVQDVLHTYTLAGNYTVNLTVANPAGSSFHAVQKFITVSSASVTPTPTVTPTPTPTTTVPATAAPVAAFSANKTEGDKPLVVKFTDKSTNTPTAWAWDFGDSSTSMDQNPVHTFASTGTYTVSLKAANAAGNSTATKSGYISVIAPVVQSNTFAVSNVTTTTTAGVQNVTIDTTGGNVTKSGNTVTIVNTTSWSSLAITLAANTSQSSAGTVNGTVETVKATTEPVTAPIPSVGTPTVQIQLNMNQMPGTTAAITQTITKDPDAAAQTSFSLFASSAGKQIDDIAYTLNVQKTNLANAGDGGIIQSATLTMTVSRTWVDEHGGVSHLAVLRHPETGADQILTPTVSGPDASGIYTLTIISPDGLSVFSLASVSAVTSSGTTSSVSYVDGGSDAGSYKSVTSTSKSTSQLAPPDPSANPWTTQTVNGPTHIAKIELQPATTFSKDLFILTEKPDSLPKEIPSPGVPVYELHKIDLYHATSDDVNQAKVEFTVSPSYLESQKMTYRDVQLYRYHDKTWEKLPTEYIGMKDGAHLYRATTTGFSYFATVLVKDATILTAMTTPTTAPAIQQQVTQKPVAETSFKAPVTTPAAARTQAAPVSTAQEPAFPLPMVIGAIAGIVVLSLAIVTARKWYVRKQNPTLFRDEPFFGKRK; encoded by the coding sequence ATGACAATGTCCGGTTTCAGGTTCCGAGCGGGGGCCGGTATTCTGCTGCTCTGCCTCGTACTCATGATTATCCCGGTAATGGCAGATGCCCCGGTCGCCGGTTTCACATCAGATGTTACCTCAGGGAGCGCCCCGCTCCCGGTTCAATTTACTGATACGTCGACTAACATACCGACTTCGTGGGCATGGGATTTCGGCGATGATCCTGGCAACGTATACGTAGCAGACAATGGAGCTAATGCGATTAAGGAGATCTTTGCTAACGGCACAATCGTAACACTGGGCAGTGGATTCAGTCAGCCATATGGTGTTGCTGTTGATGATCAGGGCAACGTATACGTTGCAGACTCCAATAATAAAGCGGTTAAGAAAATCTTTGTTAACGGCACGATCGTCACGCTGGCCAGTGGATTAAGTTCTCAATATGGTATTGCTGTTGATCATCAGGGTAACGTATACGTTGCAATCACCACAAATACGGCGATTACAAAGATCTATCCTGACGGGGCAATCGCAACGGTGGGCAGTGGATTTAAAACGCCATATGGTGTTACTGCTGATGCTCAGGGCAATGTATATGTTGCAGACATGGGGAATAAAGCGGTTAAGAAAATTTATACCAACGGGACGATCGTTACGGTGGGTAGTGGATATAAGTCTCCACAAAGTGTTGCTGTTGATCATCAGGGCAACGTATATGTAACAGACCTGGGGAATAAGGCGATTTATAAGATCTCTATTGATGGGACAATTGTCACGGTGGGTAGTGGATTTAAGACACCTAGTAGAGTTTCTGTTGATTATCAAGGTAATTTATATATCGTAGACAGTGGGTATAAGGCAGTTTATAAGATCTATCCGAACGGGACAGTCGTAACGCTGGCCGGATTCAATCAGCCAATGGGTGTTGCCGTTAAACCCGCAGACAGCATTGTGCAGAACCCTGTCCATACGTATACCACGCCAGGCACGTACACGGTTTCACTGACCTCAATAAATGCCGACGGGAGCAATACCGCGACAGTGAGTGATTATATCTCGGTCGCAGCGGCAGCATCAGCTCCCTCACCCGGCTTTACAGCAAACGTGACTGCCGGAGGCACTCCCATGACCGTGCAGTTCACGGACGCGTCGGCCAACAGCCCGACCGCGTGGCTCTGGGACTTCGGGGACAGTACGACCTCAACCGAACAGAACCCGTCACATACGTATTCAACGGTCGGCACATACACCGTCAACCTCACGGCCACGAATACCCTCGGCAGCAGTTCCCTTGTGAAAACCGAATACATCAGCCTGATGGCTCCCCCGGTTGCCGCGTTCACGTCCGATATCACCTCCGGCGTGATCCCCCTCACGGTCCGGTTCACGGACCAGTCGACCGGGTCGCCGACGTTGTGGGAATGGGACTTCGGGGACCGGGACAGCACCAATGCAACGAAACAGAACCCGGTCCACACGTACCAGTCTGCCGGTACATTTACGATCAATCTCACCGCCTCCAATCCCGGCGGGAACAATACCCTGACAAAGAGCGGGTACCTGACGATCTCTTCCCTGGATAAACCGGTGGCCGGCTTCACCGCCAATGTCACTTCCGGGCCCTATCCCCTTGCCGTCGGTTTCACGGACCAGTCAGCCGGGTCGCCGATCGCGTGGGCCTGGGACTTCGGGGACGGCAGCATGTCAGTCGTCCAGAACGCGTCCCATACGTACACTGCGGCAGGAACCTACACGGTCAATCTCACAGCCACGAATTTCGCCGGCGGTAACTCATCGGCAAGGACCGGCTACATCACGGTCTCCGCACCGGTCATACCGGTAGCATCGTTCACGGCAACCCACCGGAGCGGCCTTACGCCCCTCACCGTTCAGTTCACCGACACCTCGCTGTACGGCCCGACCGCATGGCTCTGGGACTTCGGAGACGGCAACATCACGAACGCAACCTTGCAGAACCCGGTCCACACGTATACAACGGGCGGCACCTACACGGTCAACCTGACGGCAACGAATGTCCATGGCGGTGACAGCGAGCTCAAAACGGGTTACATCACCGCAATGAGCGGAAGCAGCGTTCTGCCGGATTATAATAACATCTATATCCTGACTGCAAACGACAACGGCATCGCGTACGATATCTTCGGCGACAACACCTACGCGGTTAAGTTTGAAGGAGCAGGAAGGAGACTGAATACACTCCACCTCTCCACCACAGACGTTGCAACCACCGCCGGGGAGGTCACGACCACGGACAGCCAGTCCGGCACATTCTATGTAACTGACACCGGCGGCAAGCATTACGAGGATGCAGTGATCCTGATGCTCGCGGTGAATGGCACGGTACCGGATGATTTCTCGGTCCATATCACATCGAGCGGGTACAACTGGACACCGAATCCCACCCCGAACACTGCTCCTGATATCGGCACGGTCGTGTATAGGCCGGCCGCTGTCGATGAGACCTTCACAAAAGCTGATCTCGTCTATGGCCCGCAGATCTGGAAGCCGACCGGCGATGCGAACTACCCCATCCGTGACGGCCAGGACATGAGCGACGTGGCAAACACGTACCGGATCATGTTCATTGATACGCATGTCGGGGTTCTGGGTTCCGGTTTCGAATCGCTCACCAGCCAGGGCGCAACAAAGGTAAATTATACGATCAATGGCCTGACCACCACCGCGGTCTTTAATGCCTACGCGTACTGCAACAAGTCGAATAACGGCAATAATATGATTGCATGGGGCAACCGGTTGTCCGGATCAGGAGCAAGCGGTTACACGGTAATCCCGCCGGCCGCGAAAATTGCCCCGGTAGCAGGGTTCAGTGCCGATGTCCAGACCGGCCCCGCCCCGCTGACCGTCCGGTTCTCTGACACGTCAGCGAACACCCCGACCTCATGGTCCTGGGACTTCAACAACGATGGCGTAGTTGACGCCACCACGCAGAACGCCACATACACCTACGCAACCGCCGGGACGTACACGGTCAATCTCACAGCCACGAACGCCAAAGGCAGCAACTCGCTCGTGAAGTCCGGGTACATCACGGCCGAAAACGCCATCACCGGCGGCGTCCTCCCGGCATACACCGGCATCTACGTCAAACCCGCCAACGATGCCGGCGTCCGATGGGACTATGTCAAAAACGGCACGTATTACATCAACTCGAACAGCGGCGGCTTAAACGCGGTCCATATCTCGACCGATCCCACCGTCACGGCCGGGCAGGTCACGGTCTCGACGGACAAGTCCGGGACCTTCTATGTCACGAATACCGGCGGACGGGGCGGGTACCAGGACGAGGTAGTCCTGCTGCTTGCGGTCAACGGGACCCTGCCGGACGATTTCGCGGTCCGGATCAAGACCAGCGGGTACACGTGGATACCCAATGTTACCGCAAACACGGCACCCCCGACCGGAGCCTACACGTACCAGGCAACGGCCCTTGACGAGACGTTCACGAACAACGATTTCATCTACGGCCCGCAGAGCTGGAAACCGCAGGGAAGCAACGCGATCTACCCGATATTCTATGGCGAAGACCTGACGAGTCCCGCAAACCAGTACCGGCTCGCGTTCATCGATACCCGTGCAGGAGTGCTCGGATCCAACCATGCGGATTACGCAACCCTGACCAAGAGCGGGGCCGTGAAAGTCGAGTACACGTTCACCAACCTCTCGAACAACTACGCCGCGTTCAACCTCTATGCCTGGAACAACGGCACCACGCAGGGCCAGGGCATGGGCTGGACCAATGCAAATACCGGCACCGGCAGCAGCGGCTACTCGGTCAACGGCATACCGGTCACGGTCATCGCCCCGGTCACTTCGTTCAGCACCGACAAGACCTCGGGAACGGCTCCGCTCGCGGTGATGTTCAACGACACATCATCCAACGCCCCGACAAGCTGGGCCTGGGACTTCAACAACGACGGCACGATTGACGCGACCACGCAGAACGCTACGTATACCTATGCATCGGCCGGCACCTACACGGTGAACCTGACGGTGACGAACGCGGCCGGCAGCAACACGGTCTCGCAGGCCGGGTATGTCACGGTCAGTGCAGCAACGATCGCGCCGGTCTCATCCTTCTCATCGGACGTGACGACCGGTACCGCCCCGCTGACGGTCACGTTCACGGACAAGTCCGCGAACACACCGGTTGCCTGGCTCTGGGACTTCGGTGATAACAGCGCGGTGAATGCAACCGTGCAGAACCCGGTTCACTCGTACGCGAGCGCCGGGACCTATGCCGTCAACCTCACGACAACGAACTCTGCGGGCACGAACAGCACGGTGCAGGCCGGGTACATCACCGTAACCGCTGCCGGCCCCAGCCCGCTCGCCCCGGTCGCGGCTTTCAACGGCACACCGAGGGTCAGCACGACCGTACCCCTGGCGGTCAAATTCACCGATGCATCGACCCTCTCGCCGACTTCGTGGAAATGGGAGTTCGGCGACGGAAGCACGTCGACCGAGCAGAACCCGTCACACACGTACACGGCGCTCGGGACGTACATGGTCAACCTGACGACGACCAACTCGTACGGGTCGAGTACCAGTTCAAGATCCGGGTTCATCAACATACTGACGCAGCAGCCGATTCCCAGTTACAATGCCGCCAACATCTATGTGGCAAATGACGAAGGAGTAAAGTTCGACACCAACGGTTCCAGTATGACCTATATCCCCAACACCTATGGTTCCACCATGGTCGGGGGCTTTAATTCCCTGCATATAACCAACACTCCCACCGCTGCCGGCTCAAATGGCGGGTTTTATTCCACGACCAACCAGTCCGGCACGTTCTGGTACAGCTTCACCGGCGGGCAGGCTACCCAGCGTGAAGGGATCCTGATGCTTGCGGTCAACGGGACGGTTCCCGACGATTTCAAGGTCCACATCCGGTCAAGCGGGTATACCTGGCCGTTGAGTGATGATGGCATCACGACCTATGACGATTATCTCAGTAATGCCGGTTCTCCGGGAGATGCCAGTTACGTGGATGGCACACTGGACGAAACGTTCACGAAGGCAGACTTTATCTACGGTCCCCAGATCTGGAGACCGACCAGCCAGGAAAATTATCCCATCTATTACGGCCAGAACATGAGTGATTCCGGCAATACGTTCCAGATCATGTTCATCGATCTCAATACCGGGGCACTGAAGGGCGGGACCGATAATGGAGCGATTAAAGTAGAATACAGTTTCAACAACCTGACGAGTCTGGCGGCGTTCAATATCTATGGCTGGTACCAGAGAAGCAACCACGGTACCGGAATTACCGCGACCAATGGTTTTACCAGTGACACGGTCGGGCCGAGCAGTTTCGCGGTAATGGGTATCCCGGCAGCGCCGGTGGCGAATTTCACGTCAACCTCGGCAACAACAGATATCACGTCGCCGGTCCAGTTCACGGATACTTCGGCAAACGTCCCGCAGTCCTGGTACTGGGAGTTCGGCGATGGCAGTACATCGACCGTGCAGAACCCGTCGCACACGTACACAACCTATGGGACGTACACGGTGAACCTGACGGTCACGAACCTGAAAGGTTCCAATAAGATCACCAAAACAAATTACATCTCCAAGCTGAGCACGAGCCCGCCGGTGACCGCGTTCACGGCAAGTGTAACCTCCGGCGTGTCCCCGCTGGCGGTCCAGTTCACGGATGCATCGAGCGGTACGGTCACCTCATGGCTCTGGGACTTCGGTGACGGTACAACGGCAACCACGCAGAACGCAGCCCACTGGTATGCTCCGGGAACCTACACGGTGAACCTGACGGCAACGAACGGCAATGGCAGTAACAGTTCGGTGAAGAGTAATCTCGTTACGGTTTCATCGAACGGCAGGTACAACCAGATTGATAATCCGGGGTTCGAGACTGGGAGTTTTACTAACTGGACGGTTACTGGTGGCCAGTCATCGATTGTAACTACAACCAAACATAGCGGGACATATTCGGCATACCTCTACACATCTGGGTCAAACGTAGATATGCAACAATATGTAGATCTCACTAACGTGTCAACACTGTCATTTTGGGCAAACAGCGCTTCCACAAGTTCACGGGTTAGTGTATATGTAGATACTACCCAAGTATACTCCAGTTCTATTTCCACTACAAATAAGTGGCTGCAATATTCCATCTCCCTCCCATCATCCTGCTCGGGAGTTCACCTTGTGAAATTCGAAGATGTTTATGTTAGGACATACAAGCTCTACCTTGATGACATCACCGCCGTCCGCCACCCTGTTGCCTCCTTCGCGGCAGCCCCGGTGAGCGGCCAGGCCCCGCTGGCGGTCCAGTTCAACGACACTTCCATCGATACCCCGACTTCGTGGTCCTGGGACTTCGGCGACAGCTCGACCTCCACGGTCCAGAACGCGACCCACACGTACACGGCAGCCGGTACCTACTCGGTGAAGCTGACGGCTACCAATGACGGCGGCAGCGACACGACAACCAAGACCGCGTATGTCACGGTATCAGCCCCGGCGGCAGTGACGCCGGTTGCGGCGTTCAGCGCTGACAAGACCACGGGTACGGCTCCGCTTGCGGTGATGTTCAACGATACCTCGTCCAACAGCCCGGCCACGTGGCTCTGGGACTTCGGCGATGGTTCGACCGCGACAACGCAGAATGTTACGCACACGTTCACGACCGCAGGGACCTATACTGTCAACCTGACGGCTACGAACTCCGCCGGCAGCAACAGTAAGAAGATCGCGGATTACATCACGGTGACGGCTGCGGCTGCGTTCCCGCCGGTCTCGGCATTCTCGGCCAACATAACGGCCGGTCCCGCACCGCTGGCAGTGATGTTCCACGACGATTCCACGAACGAGCCAACCGCGTGGCTCTGGGACTTTGGCGACGGCAGCACATCGGCAGTCCAGGACGTGCTCCATACCTACACGCTGGCGGGCAACTACACGGTGAACCTGACGGTGGCAAACCCGGCCGGCAGTTCCTTCCACGCGGTCCAGAAGTTCATCACGGTGAGTTCCGCGTCCGTCACACCGACCCCGACCGTGACCCCGACGCCGACTCCCACGACAACGGTGCCGGCAACGGCAGCACCAGTTGCAGCGTTCAGCGCGAACAAGACCGAAGGCGACAAGCCGCTTGTGGTGAAGTTCACGGACAAATCAACGAACACGCCGACTGCGTGGGCCTGGGACTTCGGCGACAGCAGCACGTCCATGGACCAGAACCCGGTCCACACGTTCGCGTCGACCGGCACCTACACGGTGAGCCTGAAGGCAGCAAACGCAGCCGGCAACAGCACGGCGACAAAGAGCGGGTACATCTCGGTGATTGCGCCGGTGGTCCAGAGCAACACGTTTGCGGTCAGCAACGTCACGACAACAACCACAGCCGGCGTCCAGAACGTCACCATCGACACAACGGGCGGCAATGTCACGAAGAGCGGCAACACGGTCACGATAGTCAACACAACGAGCTGGTCGTCGCTTGCGATCACGCTTGCGGCCAACACCAGCCAGAGCAGTGCAGGCACGGTCAACGGCACGGTCGAGACGGTGAAAGCCACTACCGAACCGGTGACGGCGCCTATCCCATCGGTGGGAACGCCGACCGTCCAGATCCAGCTGAACATGAACCAGATGCCGGGCACGACCGCAGCCATCACGCAGACGATCACAAAGGATCCCGATGCAGCGGCCCAGACCTCGTTCTCGCTGTTCGCGAGCTCGGCAGGCAAGCAGATCGATGATATCGCCTATACATTAAACGTCCAGAAGACGAACCTGGCAAACGCCGGCGACGGCGGTATCATCCAGTCCGCAACCTTAACCATGACCGTCAGCAGGACCTGGGTCGATGAGCATGGCGGTGTCAGCCACCTCGCGGTCCTCCGCCATCCGGAAACCGGTGCCGACCAGATCCTGACGCCCACGGTATCCGGCCCTGACGCATCCGGCATCTACACCTTAACCATCATCTCGCCGGACGGTCTCTCGGTCTTCTCGCTCGCCTCGGTCTCGGCAGTCACCTCGTCAGGCACAACATCTTCCGTCAGTTACGTTGACGGCGGTTCGGACGCAGGAAGTTACAAGTCCGTTACTTCCACGTCGAAATCCACGTCCCAGCTCGCTCCCCCGGACCCGTCCGCCAACCCGTGGACAACGCAGACCGTGAACGGCCCGACCCATATCGCGAAGATCGAGCTCCAGCCCGCAACAACGTTCAGCAAGGACCTGTTCATCTTAACCGAGAAACCCGACTCGCTGCCAAAGGAGATCCCCTCCCCGGGCGTACCGGTGTACGAGCTCCATAAGATCGACCTGTACCATGCAACAAGCGACGATGTCAACCAGGCAAAGGTCGAGTTTACCGTCAGCCCGTCGTACCTGGAGAGCCAGAAGATGACGTACCGCGATGTCCAGCTCTACCGGTACCATGACAAGACCTGGGAGAAGCTGCCCACCGAGTACATCGGCATGAAAGACGGTGCTCACCTCTACCGGGCAACCACGACCGGCTTCTCGTACTTTGCAACGGTGCTCGTGAAAGATGCTACCATCCTCACGGCAATGACAACACCGACAACGGCCCCGGCAATCCAGCAGCAGGTAACGCAGAAACCGGTAGCCGAGACTTCGTTCAAGGCCCCGGTCACTACCCCGGCAGCTGCACGGACGCAGGCCGCACCGGTCAGCACGGCACAGGAACCGGCGTTCCCGCTGCCGATGGTAATCGGCGCCATCGCAGGAATCGTCGTCCTCTCGCTCGCCATTGTCACGGCCAGGAAATGGTATGTCCGGAAACAGAACCCGACACTCTTCCGGGACGAGCCGTTCTTCGGGAAGCGGAAGTAA